The sequence GAAAGTGGTGTAATGTTCTCTAAAGAGGTGTATATATGTTTATCGGTGAATATCAACATACTATAGATAGTAAAGGTAGAATTATTATCCCATCAAAATTTAGAGAAGATTTAGGAGAACAATTCATATTAACGAAGGGTTTAGATGGATGTTTGTTTGTATATTCTTTAAAAGAATGGAAATCTTTAGAGGATAAGTTATCTACTTTACCATTAACCAGTAAAGATGCAAGAGCTTTTATACGTTTCTTTTTTGCAGGCGCAACAGAATGTGGATTTGATAAACAAGGAAGAATTGTAATTCCAAGTAATTTAAGAGAGTATTCACAAATTTCAAAAGAAGCGATTGTTATAGGTGTTTCTAATAGATTAGAAATATGGAGTAAAGAAAATTGGATAGCCTATAATGAGGATGATAACTTAAGTTATGATGCAATTGCTGAAAAAATGTCTTTGTTAGGAATATAAGAGATAGAATAATAATAAAAAATTAGAGGTATTAAGAGGTGAAAAAATGGAATTTAATCACGTTCCTATATTATTAAATGAATGTATTGAAAACTTAAAAATTCATCCTAATGGGATTTATGTGGATGGTACTTTAGGAGGGGCTGGTCACGGAGTTGCTATATGTAAAAATCTCACAATTCAGGGACATTTTATTGGAATTGATCAAGACGAAAATGCAATAAAAGCAGCTCAAAAGAGATTAATGGGATTCCCCCCTAAAATATCTGTTATTAGAGACAATTTTAGGAATATAAAATCTATTTTAGAAAAATTAAAAATAGAGCATATTGATGGAATGTTTTTAGATTTAGGGGTTTCTTCTCATCAATTAGATGAACCATTGAGAGGATTTTCTTATCAAAATGATGCTCCATTAGATATGAGGATGGATAATAGAAAAACATTCACTGCTAAAGATATAGTAAATCACTATTCTAAACAAGAACTAACGAAAATTATCAAGACTTATGGTGAAGAAAAATGGGCTGCTAGAATTTCGCAATTTATTGTAGAATATAGAAAAAATAAAGAAATTAATACTACAGGAGAATTGGTGGATATTATAAAAAAGGCGATACCTGCAAAGGCTAGAAGAAATGGACCGCATCCTGCAAAAAGGACGTTTCAAGCTATACGAATTGAAGTGAATAATGAATTAGATATATTAAAAGATTCGATTGAAGATATTGTGGATTGTTTAAATCCTGAAGGGAGAATTTGTATTATAAGTTTTCATTCTTTGGAGGATAGGATTGTTAAAAAGACATTTCAAAAATTAGAAAATCCTTGTGAATGTCCTCCAGAGTTTCCACAGTGCGTATGTAATAAAAAACCTAAGATAAAAATTATTACAAAAAGGCCAATTATACCTACTGAACTAGAATTAAAAAATAATCCTAGAGCTAGGAGTGCAAAGTTGAGAGTTGCACAAAAGATTGGTTCTAAATAAAAAAGGGGAGAATAATAATGTTAGTAGCAGAGGAACGTCAATATGATTCTATGTATCAAGAACCCATTCATAAAAGTAAAAATAAGACTAGAAAAAAAGTAAAACCTTATAATAAAGTAAAAACAAAAAGAAACCTAAGATTTATTACATATACTTTTATAGGGTTTTTGTTGGCATTGGTAGTTTTATTTCAATATGTTAAGTTAAATAATATAAGCCAAGAAATTATTTTTTTAGAAAAAGAGTTGAAACAATTAAATAAATTGAATGATAGCTTGGAAGGAGAGATGATAGCTAATGAAGATTTACAAAGAATTGAAAAAATTGCGAAAGAAGAATTA is a genomic window of Garciella nitratireducens DSM 15102 containing:
- the mraZ gene encoding division/cell wall cluster transcriptional repressor MraZ, whose translation is MFIGEYQHTIDSKGRIIIPSKFREDLGEQFILTKGLDGCLFVYSLKEWKSLEDKLSTLPLTSKDARAFIRFFFAGATECGFDKQGRIVIPSNLREYSQISKEAIVIGVSNRLEIWSKENWIAYNEDDNLSYDAIAEKMSLLGI
- the rsmH gene encoding 16S rRNA (cytosine(1402)-N(4))-methyltransferase RsmH translates to MEFNHVPILLNECIENLKIHPNGIYVDGTLGGAGHGVAICKNLTIQGHFIGIDQDENAIKAAQKRLMGFPPKISVIRDNFRNIKSILEKLKIEHIDGMFLDLGVSSHQLDEPLRGFSYQNDAPLDMRMDNRKTFTAKDIVNHYSKQELTKIIKTYGEEKWAARISQFIVEYRKNKEINTTGELVDIIKKAIPAKARRNGPHPAKRTFQAIRIEVNNELDILKDSIEDIVDCLNPEGRICIISFHSLEDRIVKKTFQKLENPCECPPEFPQCVCNKKPKIKIITKRPIIPTELELKNNPRARSAKLRVAQKIGSK
- a CDS encoding septum formation initiator family protein — translated: MLVAEERQYDSMYQEPIHKSKNKTRKKVKPYNKVKTKRNLRFITYTFIGFLLALVVLFQYVKLNNISQEIIFLEKELKQLNKLNDSLEGEMIANEDLQRIEKIAKEELGMVEPNENQMIPIEIEKSNNIKAATNQIKETPNSSGLLRSLSKILSFID